The following DNA comes from Paraburkholderia sp. PGU19.
CGCCGCGCTGTCGTGCGGCGCGAGCCGTTTCACCGCGTTTCGCCGCGTCGTGCTGCCGATGATCCGCACGGGCGTCGCGGGCGGCTGGGTGCTGTCGTTCATCCAGAGCTTCGACGAACTGACGATGACCATTTTCGTCGCGACGCCCGGCACGACCACGCTGCCCGTCGCCATGTACAACCAGATCGCGCAGACCATCGATCCCCTCGTCGCCTCTGTTTCGGCGGTGTTGATCGTCGGCACGGTTCTGCTGATGGTGCTGCTCGACCGCATGGTCGGACTGGACCGCATTCTGATCGGAGAAGCACGATGACCCGCAATTCATCCGCCAACCCCGACGTGCTCGTGCTGGGCGGCGGGCTGGTCGGTTCCGCTGTCGCCTGGGGCCTAGCGCGCGAGGGCGCGCAAGTGACCGTGCTCGATCAGGACGACGGCGCGTTTCGCGCGTCGCGCGGCAATTTCGGGCTGGTCTGGATTCAGGGCAAGGGCTATGGCCTGTCGCCTTACGCGCGCTGGTCGCGCAGTTCGGCCACGCGCTGGCCCGCGCTCGCCGCGGCGCTGCTCGACGAAACGGGTATCGACGTCGCGCTGCGCCAGCCCGGCGGCTTTCATTTCTGTTTCTCCGACGACGACCTCGCCGACCGCGCGAAGCGGCTCGGCACGCTGCAACGCGAGCTGGGCGACTACCCGTATCAGTTGCTCGATGCGCGCGAGGTGCGCGAGCGCCTGCCGCAGATCGGGCCGGACGTGATCGGCGCGAGCTATACGCCGATGGATGGACACGTCAATCCGCTCAAGCTGCTGCGCGCGCTGCACACAGGCATGCAGCGGCGCGGCGTGACGCTGGTCAGCAACGAGGAAGCGCTGCGCATCACGCCCGACAGCGGCGGCTTCGCGGTGCAGGGCAAACGCGGCACGTATCGCGCGGCGCGCGTGGTGCTCGCGGCGGGTCTCGGCAATCGCGCGCTCGCGCCGCATGTCGGGCTGCACGCGCCCGTCGCGCCGAATCGCGGGCAGGTGCTGATCAGCGAGCGCGTCGCGCCGTTCCTGCACTACCCGACGCTCAACGTCCGGCAAACGGACGAAGGCACCATGCAGTTCGGCGATTCGATGGAAGAAGTCGGCCTGAACGATTTCACCACCACGCACGTACTGTCCGACATTGCGCGGCGTGGCGTGCGCGCGTTCCCGTGGCTGAAGAACGTGCGGCTGGTTCGCACCTGGGCCGCGCTGCGCGTCTACAGCCCGGACGGTTTTCCGATCTACGACCAGTCCGCGCGGCATCCGGGCGCCTTCGTCGTCACCTGCCACAGCGGCGTGACGCTCGCCGCCGCGCACGCGCTGCGCATCGCACCGTGGATCACCGGCGGCGCCATGCCCGACGAGCTGCCCGCATTTTCGGGCACGCGCTTCACAGAATCCCCTGCTCTCATTCCCGCTCACTGATTCCGACATGACTTCCACACCGCTATTCAAGGCCCTGCCCGGCGCCGATGCGCCCGTCGATATCTGGTTCAACGATCAGCCGCTGCGCGTGCCGGGCGGCCGGTCGGTGGCCGCGGCGCTGCTTGCTGCCGGCATCGCGCGGTTTCGCGCGACGCCTGTGTCCGGCGCGCCGCGCGCACCGTATTGCATGATGGGCGCGTGCTTCGAGTGTCTGGTCGAGATCGACGGCGTGCCGAGCCGGCAAAGCTGCATGGTGACCGTGCGCGACGGCATGCGCATCCGCTCGCAGGAAGGCGCACGCGATCTGCCGCCCGTCGCTGTTTCGCTGGAGGATGCTCATGGCCGCTGAACACGCCGCAGAGTTTGTGTCCGAAGCCGTCGACGTGGTCGTGGTCGGCGCCGGTCCCGCCGGGATGAGCGCGGCAACGCGTGCGGCGCGCGCCGGTCTTTCCGTCGTGCTGCTGGACGAGCAGGATGCCGTCGGCGGGCAGATTTATCGCGCGATTGGCCGCGCCGACGCACGCCGCAAGGAGATACTCGGCCCGACTACGCAGCGGGCGCTTCGATTGCCGACGCGTTCGCGCGCTCCGGCGCGCGGCATGTCGCGCATGCGTCCGTGTGGCAGGTCACGCGCGAGCGGTCCGTGCACTATCTGAAGGACGGCAAGGTCAGCAGCTTCGACGCGCAGCGCGTGATTCTCGCGACAGGCGCGCTGGAGCGGCCGTTCCCGATTCCCGGCTGGACGCTGCCCGGCGTGCTGACGGCGGGCGCCGCGCAGATCCTGCTAAAAAGCGCAGGCGAAGTGCCTGCCGAGCCGCCCGTTCTCGCTGGCTGCGGCCCGCTGCTCTATCTGCTCGGCTGGCAGTACGTGAGAGCGGGCGTGCCGATCCGCGCGCTCGTCGACACGACGCGTCACGAAGACCGTTGGCGCGCGAAGAAGCATCTGCTGTCCGCGCTGCGCGCGTGGCCGTTTCTCGGCAAGGGGCTGCAACTGATCCGCACGCTGCGCGACGCCGGTGTCCCGATCTTCGAGGCCGCCGACGATCTGCGCGTCGAATCGAAGCACGACGCCGACGGCGTCGAGCGCGCGGCCGCGCTGAGCTTCACGACGCAGGGCCGCGCGCACAAGGTCGAAGCCAGCGTGATCTTGCTGCATCAGGGCGTCGTGCCGAACACGCAATTTACGCTCTCGCTGCGCGCGCAACACCACTGGGACACGGCGCAGCTATGCTTCGCACCGACCACGGATGCATGGGGCGAACTCGACGTGCCGGGCATCTTTATCGCGGGCGACGGCGGGGGTATCGGCGGCGCGCTTGCTGCTGCCGAACAGGGCGCGTTGAGCGCGCTCCAGGCCGTGTGCCAGCTTGGCGCGATCGACGCGGCCACACGCGACAGCGAAGCCGTGCCGCATCGCCGGGCGCTGGCGAACGTGAGGCGCATCCGTCCGTTTCTGGACAGCCTGTACCGCCCGCGCGACGCGAACCGTATTCCGCGCGACGACGTGATCGTCTGCCGCTGCGAAGAAGTGACGGCGGGCGACGTGCGCGGCTTCGTCGAACTGGGCTGCGTCGGGCCGAACCAGGCGAAGTCATTTGGACGCTGCGGGATGGGGCCGTGTCAGGGCCGCATGTGCGGGCTCACCGTCACCGAAATCATCGCCGACGCGCGCAAGGTGCCGCCGGGCGAAATCGGCTACTACCGCATCCGTCCGCCCATCAAGCCGCTCACACTTGGAGAACTCGCCGGTGAAGAATGACGCCGCCATGTCCCCTTCCGCCGCCACGCGTGAAGCCGACGTGCTAGTGATCGGCGGCGGCCTGCACGGATCGAGCAGCGCGTTTCATCTGGCCGCTCGCGGCGCGAGAGTGATCGTGCTCGAAGCCGATTACGTCGCGCGGCACTCGTCGGGCGTCAACGCGGGCGGCGTGCGCACGCTCGGACGGCCTGTGCCGGAAATTCCGCTGGCGCTGATGTCGCGCGAAATCTGGCACACGTTGCGCGACACGATCGGCGACGATGGCGGCTTCGTGCCGTCCGGCCAGTTGAAGATCGCCGAGACGGAGGCCGAACTCGACGAATGCCGCGAACGCGTCGCCCTGCTCGAAGCGCATGGTTTCACGCACGAAAAGCTGATCGACCGCGCGACTTTGCTCGAACTCGAACCCGCGCTCGCGCCGCATGTGACGGGCGGCATCTGGGTCGAACGCGACGGCTATGCACTGCCGTTCAGGACCACGACGTCCTTCCGGCTCGCAGCGCAGCGACACGGCGCGCAGTTCTTCGAAGGCACGCCCGTTACCCGCATCGAGCAGCGTGGCACGCGCTGGCTTGCGCAGACGCCGCGCGGCACGTTCAGCGCGGAAAAGCTCGTCATCACGGCGGGCGCGTGGGCGGGCCAACTGGCCGAGCAGGTCGGCGAACGCGTGCCCGTTCATCCCGAAGGGCTAATGTTGATGGTCACGCATCGCGTCGCGCCGTTCTGCCGCGCGACACTCGGCGCAACGGGCCGGCCGCTGTCGTTCAAGCAGTTCGACAACGGCACCGTTGTGATCGGCGGGAAGCTGATCGGCATTGCCGACCTCGATGGCAGGCATGGCGAGGTGGACTTCGCGCGCCTCGTGCGCAGCGCGAATACCGTCGTCGATCTGTTTCCGCATTTGCGGCATCTCGGCGTGAATCGCGCGTGGGCGGCCGTCGAAGCCTTCACCGAAGATTCGTTGCCCGTGATCTCGACGAGCCGCCGTGCGTCGAATCTCGTCTACTCGTTCGGTTACTGCGGCAGCGGTTTTCAGCTCGGGCCGGCATGCGGGCGGCTCGTCTCCGAGCTGGTGCTGGACGGCGAGGCGTCGTTGCCGCTCGACGCGTTCGCGATCGACCGCTTCGCGCAGCAGGCCGTCTCCGAACGGACGGCGAGCGCCGTCGCTCATTGATTCATGCGCGCCTTGTGTAGCGCGCGCTTTAACACTTCAACCAGGGAGCAAACCAGCGTATGTCCGATATCGTGAGAATCGAAACAAATCAGCGCATGAGCCGTGTCGTCAAGGCAGCGGGGCTTGTGTTCATCGGCGGTCAGACGTCGAGCGATCACGCGCCTGATGTGAAGATCCAGACGGCCAGTGTGCTGGCGAAAATCGACGGCTTTCTGGAGAAGGCGGGCATCGACAAAACCCGTCTCGTGTCGGCGCAGGTGTGGCTCGCGAATATCGAGCGCGATTTCGCGGGGATGAACAGCGTGTGGGATGCGTGGGTCGCGGCCGGCTGTGCGCCGACCCGCGCGACCGTCGAGGCGAGGCTTGCCGCGCCGGAACTGCTGGTCGAGATCGCCGTCGTCGCGCTGGCGTAGCGCTGGCGCTTCGAAGCGGGCGCCGTCAACCTACGCGTTCGCCACGCGATACGTGCCCCGGCCCGCCTGCTTCGCGCTGTACAGCGCCTGATCCGCCCGCCGGATCAGGCCATCGACGGAATCGTCGTTCGCCGCCAGCGCAATGCCGACGCTCGTACCGATGCTGACGGCCTCGCCCGTCGACAGATGGTACGGCAGCGCGATGTCGCGGATCACACGCTGAGCCAGCGCGACGACGGAAGGTAGCGTGGTGTGGTCGGCGATGATCGCGAACTCGTCGCCGCCCAGCCGCGCGACCAGTTCACCCGGACGCAGCACGCGCGACAGCCGCGAGGCGACCGTCTCCAGCACCTCGTCGCCCGCGCAATGGCCGAGCCGGTCGTTGACCTGCTTGAAGCCGTCCAGGTCCAGATACATCATCGCGATCGCATCGCCCTTCATCCGTGCCCGGTCCACCAGGATCTGCTCCAGCCGGTCGCGCAGTTCGCGGCGGTTCGGCAGGCCCGTCAGCGCATCGTGCCGCGCGAGGTGCAGGATCTTCGCCTCAGTCTGCCGCCGTTCGGTCACGTCCTCGATGATGATGACGGCGCTGCCGTCCGGGACCGGGTTGCGGGTCAATTCCAACTGGCGGCCGTCCTGCAGTTCGAGGCCCATCGGGCTGCGCTCGTCGCCGAGCCATGCGCTGAACCGTTCGACGAGCCGCTTGCGCAGCGTCCCGCCGAACTGCGCGATGCCGACGTTGCCGATGAACTCGGGCAGCGGCACATTGAGCTTGAGCATCTCGACGGTCGCGCCGAACAGCTCCGCCGTGCGGCGGTTCGCGATCACGACCTTGCCCGCTCCGTCGACGGTGCACAGGCCATGCGGCATGTAGGCCAACGCGGCATCGAAGCGCGCGGCCAGTTCGGCGTGCCGCTGTTCGGCCGTCATCAGCGCGACGAGGCCGTTGTAGTGGCGTCGCACGACCGACACCATCGCCGCGTTGTACGCGATGAGCGGCGGCACGAGAATCCATGCGCCGCTTTGCGGCGCGATCAGCGCGCCAACGCCGATGGGCACCGTGCCGAGAAAGATCTGCGCGATTGCAAGCCGCGGCAGCGCCGCGTTGCGCGACGCGATGCCGCCTAGAATGCCTGCCGCGACCATGATCGCGAGCGTGGCCAGTTCCTTGTCCGGCGACAGAAAGCACGCCGCCGTGCCGAGGCCGAGCAGCAGGCAGGCAATCAGGCTGACGGGCGCGTAGCGGGCGGCCCACGGGCCGGGATGGACGTCACCGATGCGGCTGCGCGCCACATAGAGGCGCACGATCCCGAGGCGCGCGGCCAGCACGGCGATATCGGCGATCAGCCAGAGCGTCGTCCATGTCTGATGCAGCCGGAAACACGCGACAGCCGCCACGAAAATGCTGGAGATGCCCGACAGGAACAACGGCCATGCGTTGTCGAATAGCGCGGACAGCAGCGCTGCGCGCACCGACGGGCTGACAACGGCCTTCTCTGGCGTGGGCGTCGCCAGTAGCGAATCGAACATGGAAATTTTCTCGGACATGGCTCGGCCGTGATCGGGACGCTGCATTCCGGCCCATCGCGGGGCAAGCTTTGCTCTCTGAATTAACGGCAAAAAAATGCGGGGCTTGAGTCAGGTAAACGCGACGCAAGCGGCAGGTGACGCATCATGCCGTAATTTTGGCCGCTCGTGCTGGTCGCGTGTATATGTTACTCACGCAAGATTCCGTTGAGCGCGCATCCGTCAGGCAGCGCTGGAGACTGACATCGTCGTCGAACAGCGTCGCGACGGCGAAGACCTGATCGAGTCGATCGGCAGGCGGAAGCGCTAACGGCAATTCGCAGCCGACAGCACCTGAAGGAAAGATAAGGCGATTGCTACGGTAAGCCACGCCGATGGTGTGAACATCAGCATGGCCGCCGACAGGCATCGATGTGCGACGTCAACGATGATCGTGCCCATCGCGTGCAGGCAAGGCAAAACCTTTTGCCTGTTCGCGATCCTGCAGGTTCACGGCGGCAATCACCGTATTGCGTGGAATCAGGATTTTCAGGCCATCGACTTCCGCTTCGCACATGCCTTCGCTTGCGTCGAAGGTGTCGCACATCAACTGGCTCCAGTCGTCCTCTTTCGGATGCTCGCTGAATACGTCGTGTGAAACGTTGCGCCAGTACGCGCCGTGCAGAATGACAAGCCATGCCATCACGACCTCGATCAGAAAATGCCGCCGGTGAACGTCGCACGTTCACACGGTGGATGCGCCCGACGGATTGCGCAGCGACCAGATGCCAGGCGTGTTTCTAAGCATCCAGTTACCACACACCGTGCAACGGTATTCGTCATAGCGTTCGGCAGGAGACGCCGGCGACACCCTCGCGTCAGAACCCATCGCGCTCAAATCGCCATGCGGCGGCGTCGACGACGGCTTTCCGGCTAAAGCCTTGCATGCGTCGCATGGTTGCATCTGCGTGCCTCCCGCTATGCCACGCGCTCAACTTTTGCGCGACGTCTTCGCGACGAAAGGCGTCGGTGCGTGCTGCACCTTGTCGCTTCCGCATTTAGGACATTTCAGCTGCGCCGTCGCATGTTCTGCGACGTGCTCCGCGTGCTCGAACTTTTCCCCACAACTCTCGCAACGATACTGGTAGGTCGGCATGCTGATTCTCCGATGCGGATGAATGGGATGCGGATGCAAAACCGCATCGCCGCGAAAACGCATATGGCAGTAACCCATTCTAGTGCGGCATGCATCGATTGAAGGGTTTTTCGTATCGCGCATGTGTGCTGTCCATGCGTGCAGCATGGAACGTTATTTTTTCTGCACTCACGTTCGGATATCGATACCCGTTTGAATAAACAGGCACTTAAAATTTCGTGCATCGCCAATGCACGATTTACTCAATTATCCGATCGATCGACGTCAGGAAAACCTATCGCATGCACAACAGACGAATACGACTACACGCCCTGTTCTTCGGCACATTCATTACAATGATCGTTTCCGTCTGTCATGCGCAATACACGACCGACTGGCTCGCGAATACATATGGCACGCTCGCTGCGCACGTCGGCAACGCGGCGCGTTCGATGTGGGTCGCGCCCGAAGGTGTCGTCTATACGGCTTCGATGTGGGACGAGAACGAAGGCGGCGTCGCGATCTACCAGAACGGACAAAGCATCGGATCGATTGGTATCCATAGCGAGTTCCAGGGCGGCGCGATTACGGGCAATGCGACGTCGATCTTCGCGGCGATGCAGGCAGGCACGCAATACGGCAGCGGCGGCGTCGGCCGCTACAACCGCGCGACGGGCACACGCGATCTCGTCATCAACGTCAGCACATGGAACGCGGTCACCCGCGCCGATGCGATCACGGGACTCGCGACGGCCGGCTCGCTGCTCTATGCGAGCGATTTCTTCGGCAATCGCGTGCGCGTCTTCACGACGGATGGCGCGTGGCAGCAGGACTTTAGCGTCGCTGGGCCCGGTGCGCTCGCGCTGGATGGCGCGGGCAATGTCTGGGTGGCGCGTAAGAGCGCGAGCGCAATCGTCGAATACGGTCCCACGGGCGCCTTGCTGAACACGATCCAGATGCCCGCGACTTCGCGTCCTTCCGCGTTGTACTTCGATGCATCGACGGGTCTGCTGATGGTCGGCGACGAAGGCCCCGACATGAACATCAAGCTCTACAGCGTCACAGGCGCCCCGCAACTGGCGGGCACATTCGGCGTTCAGGGCGGCTATCTCGACACGACGGCGGGCATCAAAGGCCAGGTCGGCGACAAGCGCTTCACGCGTATCGAAGGCATCGGCAAGGACTCGGCTGACAACCTGTATGTGCTCAACAATCCGTGGGGCGGCGGCTGGGATCTCGGCCGCAACAGCGGCACGGACATTCACGCGTACAACAGCGCAGGCAACCTGATGTGGAAGCTGCAGTCGCTCAACTTCGAAGCCGTCGCGGCGCCCGATCCCGTGACGGACGGCGTGCTGTTCTATAGCGGCACGAACATCTATTCGGGCACGGCGGGTGGCACCTTCGTCGCGAATACGGTCGATCCTTTCTCGTATCCGGACGATCCGCGCCTGAACGTCAACGACACGCAACGCGACGAACACTTCGGCCAGCTCGCCAGCGTCGGCGGCAACCGGATACTCGTCGCGTCAGGGCAGAACCCGGCCATCTTCTACTTCTTCCATTTCGAACCGTCGAAGGGGTATATCGCGGTGCCGGATGCTTCGCTGCCCGGTGTCTCGTTCAATACGACGCGGCCGGTGACGGGCGGATTCAGTATCGACAGCAAAGGCGACGTGTGGGCCGGGCTCGATCGTACGAATCATATCTATCACTATCCGCTGACGGGTTTCGATGGATACGGCAAGCCAGCATGGGGACCCGGCATCGCACTGCCGATTCCGATGAGCATCCGCCCGTTGACGCGTCTCATCTATCTCGCCGAAAGCGACACGATGATACTCGCGCAAGGCATCGCGGGCAGTTGGGACTGGACCGCGATGAACACGCGGATCGAGGTGTATCACGGCTGGAGCGCAGGCAATATGACGCGGCCCGACCCGGTGATCAATCTCACCAGCGCGAATGCGAAGTCGATGACGGCGGCGGGCAACTATCTGTTCGTCGGATACGTGCACACGGTGCCGAACATCGACGCGTTCAATCTCACCACGGGCCGCCTCGACATAACGCTGACCAATTCGAACCCCGGCAATCTGGACGTCGGCAACGATGTCGACTCGATGTACGGCCTGCGGGCGTACGTCAGATCGACGGGCGAGTATGTGGTCACGAAAGACAACTACAACGGATCGAGCATCGTTGTTTATCGCTGGACGCCGTAATGTCCTTGCACAAGGGCAGCGCCGCTGCGGTTCAGGCCGCGGGCGCGCCCGGCACGTCCGGTGTGTACTTTCGCAGCCGCTGCGAAATGACGTGCGAAGGCTTTTCGATAATCCGGTAGAACGCGTAGCTGATCGCGAAGGCCAGCGCCACTTCGACGAACCATGCGTAGCGCGAGGCTTCGTCGAATGTCGTCATTTCAAGTAGCGCCAGCGCGGTCTTGTGGCAAAGATAAAGGCTGTACGACCACGCGCCGCATGCAGCCAGCATCGTCCACAAGCGCGAGTTAGACGGCGTTGCGGTTTCCGTCGCGATCCAGATCGCCGCGAGGATCTGAAATACTGGCAGCGTGATATCCGGTGTGATCAACGGCAGCATCGCCGGCTTGAGACTCGATTCCGACAGCAGAATCATCACGGCTGCGCCTGCGGCAACGACCACCGTCCTCAGCACGACGAGATGGTTGGCAAGCAGACGCGTGCTTGCGTCCAGACCGCGCCTCATCGCCATCGTCAGCGGCGAATACGCGCCACGAATCTGAAACTGCGCAGCGTTGCGCTGCGTCTCCGCGATCAGGCAGCCAGAAATCCAGCCGGCCGCGTACAGCAACGCCGTGCCCGGAACGCGATAGGTTTCATAGACGCAACTGTGACAAACGGGATGCCCGAACAGCCGCACGCACGCGACCATCGCAGCCGCCATCAGCGCACACCCGACGATCATTTCGCCAATATAGTGAAAGCGCGGCCGCAAAAGCGGATAAACCGCGTAATACACCATCTCGCAGTAAAGCGACCACAACACCGATTCCAGATAGTTCTGTCCCGCCGGCAATGGCTGAACGATGCAAAGCAGAACGACGAGTGGCAATCCAATACGGATGAATCGCGACGCGTAATAGTTGACTGGTTTGAGCGCGACGTCCTTGTAATATGCGGCGTGAATGCAATAACCGGAAATCACAAAGAACACAATGACAGCGGCAGGCCCGGCGAACAATGCGGTCGATCCGGACCACAACGCCCCGCCCAGAAACGAAAGCCGATGCGGCAGGAGTTCCTTGAAAAGGGGCGGCTTGAAGTGGTACATCAGTACCCAGAACGCCGCGAGGAAACGAATGGCGTCGATCTTTAAGGATTTTGCGGAATTGGCCGACGCCGGCAGCTTCAAGGTACTCGCCATTTTTTTCGCCCCTTTTATTACGGCTGCGTCGATCTTAGCGTCGCAGCCGATAACAAAAATCGAAAATAATTGGCGAAATTAAATAGCGCCGCTCAAGGCTTGAATGCTCGAACGGCGCTCGCAGCAATTACATCGGCGGCGCAACGCGATCCTTCTCGACCACGACGCGCTGTGCGACGTAGCTTCCTTGCGAAGCCGGCGTCGCAACGACGAACACCTTCTTGCCCGGCGTCAGATCGCCGTGCGTGGCAGGCGTGAACGTCACAACGGGAACGTTGGGCGGTACGGTCACGACGTTGCTGCCGCCTTTGTACGACA
Coding sequences within:
- a CDS encoding sensor domain-containing diguanylate cyclase, with protein sequence MSEKISMFDSLLATPTPEKAVVSPSVRAALLSALFDNAWPLFLSGISSIFVAAVACFRLHQTWTTLWLIADIAVLAARLGIVRLYVARSRIGDVHPGPWAARYAPVSLIACLLLGLGTAACFLSPDKELATLAIMVAAGILGGIASRNAALPRLAIAQIFLGTVPIGVGALIAPQSGAWILVPPLIAYNAAMVSVVRRHYNGLVALMTAEQRHAELAARFDAALAYMPHGLCTVDGAGKVVIANRRTAELFGATVEMLKLNVPLPEFIGNVGIAQFGGTLRKRLVERFSAWLGDERSPMGLELQDGRQLELTRNPVPDGSAVIIIEDVTERRQTEAKILHLARHDALTGLPNRRELRDRLEQILVDRARMKGDAIAMMYLDLDGFKQVNDRLGHCAGDEVLETVASRLSRVLRPGELVARLGGDEFAIIADHTTLPSVVALAQRVIRDIALPYHLSTGEAVSIGTSVGIALAANDDSVDGLIRRADQALYSAKQAGRGTYRVANA
- a CDS encoding FAD-binding oxidoreductase; this encodes MSPSAATREADVLVIGGGLHGSSSAFHLAARGARVIVLEADYVARHSSGVNAGGVRTLGRPVPEIPLALMSREIWHTLRDTIGDDGGFVPSGQLKIAETEAELDECRERVALLEAHGFTHEKLIDRATLLELEPALAPHVTGGIWVERDGYALPFRTTTSFRLAAQRHGAQFFEGTPVTRIEQRGTRWLAQTPRGTFSAEKLVITAGAWAGQLAEQVGERVPVHPEGLMLMVTHRVAPFCRATLGATGRPLSFKQFDNGTVVIGGKLIGIADLDGRHGEVDFARLVRSANTVVDLFPHLRHLGVNRAWAAVEAFTEDSLPVISTSRRASNLVYSFGYCGSGFQLGPACGRLVSELVLDGEASLPLDAFAIDRFAQQAVSERTASAVAH
- a CDS encoding SMP-30/gluconolactonase/LRE family protein; the protein is MIVSVCHAQYTTDWLANTYGTLAAHVGNAARSMWVAPEGVVYTASMWDENEGGVAIYQNGQSIGSIGIHSEFQGGAITGNATSIFAAMQAGTQYGSGGVGRYNRATGTRDLVINVSTWNAVTRADAITGLATAGSLLYASDFFGNRVRVFTTDGAWQQDFSVAGPGALALDGAGNVWVARKSASAIVEYGPTGALLNTIQMPATSRPSALYFDASTGLLMVGDEGPDMNIKLYSVTGAPQLAGTFGVQGGYLDTTAGIKGQVGDKRFTRIEGIGKDSADNLYVLNNPWGGGWDLGRNSGTDIHAYNSAGNLMWKLQSLNFEAVAAPDPVTDGVLFYSGTNIYSGTAGGTFVANTVDPFSYPDDPRLNVNDTQRDEHFGQLASVGGNRILVASGQNPAIFYFFHFEPSKGYIAVPDASLPGVSFNTTRPVTGGFSIDSKGDVWAGLDRTNHIYHYPLTGFDGYGKPAWGPGIALPIPMSIRPLTRLIYLAESDTMILAQGIAGSWDWTAMNTRIEVYHGWSAGNMTRPDPVINLTSANAKSMTAAGNYLFVGYVHTVPNIDAFNLTTGRLDITLTNSNPGNLDVGNDVDSMYGLRAYVRSTGEYVVTKDNYNGSSIVVYRWTP
- a CDS encoding zinc ribbon domain-containing protein: MPTYQYRCESCGEKFEHAEHVAEHATAQLKCPKCGSDKVQHAPTPFVAKTSRKS
- a CDS encoding (2Fe-2S)-binding protein codes for the protein MTSTPLFKALPGADAPVDIWFNDQPLRVPGGRSVAAALLAAGIARFRATPVSGAPRAPYCMMGACFECLVEIDGVPSRQSCMVTVRDGMRIRSQEGARDLPPVAVSLEDAHGR
- a CDS encoding FAD-dependent oxidoreductase, encoding MTRNSSANPDVLVLGGGLVGSAVAWGLAREGAQVTVLDQDDGAFRASRGNFGLVWIQGKGYGLSPYARWSRSSATRWPALAAALLDETGIDVALRQPGGFHFCFSDDDLADRAKRLGTLQRELGDYPYQLLDAREVRERLPQIGPDVIGASYTPMDGHVNPLKLLRALHTGMQRRGVTLVSNEEALRITPDSGGFAVQGKRGTYRAARVVLAAGLGNRALAPHVGLHAPVAPNRGQVLISERVAPFLHYPTLNVRQTDEGTMQFGDSMEEVGLNDFTTTHVLSDIARRGVRAFPWLKNVRLVRTWAALRVYSPDGFPIYDQSARHPGAFVVTCHSGVTLAAAHALRIAPWITGGAMPDELPAFSGTRFTESPALIPAH
- a CDS encoding acyltransferase; amino-acid sequence: MASTLKLPASANSAKSLKIDAIRFLAAFWVLMYHFKPPLFKELLPHRLSFLGGALWSGSTALFAGPAAVIVFFVISGYCIHAAYYKDVALKPVNYYASRFIRIGLPLVVLLCIVQPLPAGQNYLESVLWSLYCEMVYYAVYPLLRPRFHYIGEMIVGCALMAAAMVACVRLFGHPVCHSCVYETYRVPGTALLYAAGWISGCLIAETQRNAAQFQIRGAYSPLTMAMRRGLDASTRLLANHLVVLRTVVVAAGAAVMILLSESSLKPAMLPLITPDITLPVFQILAAIWIATETATPSNSRLWTMLAACGAWSYSLYLCHKTALALLEMTTFDEASRYAWFVEVALAFAISYAFYRIIEKPSHVISQRLRKYTPDVPGAPAA
- a CDS encoding RidA family protein; translation: MSDIVRIETNQRMSRVVKAAGLVFIGGQTSSDHAPDVKIQTASVLAKIDGFLEKAGIDKTRLVSAQVWLANIERDFAGMNSVWDAWVAAGCAPTRATVEARLAAPELLVEIAVVALA